Proteins encoded within one genomic window of Amorphoplanes friuliensis DSM 7358:
- a CDS encoding ricin-type beta-trefoil lectin domain protein: MRSGTWRTMGTAILGLLLVLGLPAPARAAESNGGVRIMPLGASITDGFNVPGGYRIKLWELLTGAGHKIDFVGSAANGPASLGDHDHEGHSGWRIDQIDANVAGWLRAYAPRTILVHLGTNDVNQNYDLPNAPARLGALIDKIRANAPTVELFISTLAPETDPVLESRIQDFNAAIPGIVAQKGPLTHLVDIHAVLTTADIADGTHPTAAGYDKMGARWFSALQATPSALNAQVVPPVGVTVAVASPLSGRCLDVPGTSTTNGTQLHIYDCLGSTIQRWTRSAAGELRVYGDRCLDINGNGTADGTKAQIWTCNGTTAQRFTFQPDGTIVGAGSGKCLDVTASGTTDGTLVQLYTCNGTAAQRWSVR, from the coding sequence ATGAGGTCAGGAACTTGGCGCACCATGGGCACCGCGATCCTCGGGTTGCTGCTCGTCCTCGGCCTGCCGGCACCGGCGCGGGCGGCCGAGTCGAACGGCGGGGTCCGGATCATGCCGCTGGGCGCGTCCATCACCGACGGTTTCAACGTGCCCGGCGGCTACCGGATCAAGCTGTGGGAGCTGCTGACCGGCGCTGGACACAAGATCGACTTTGTGGGGTCGGCGGCCAACGGGCCGGCGAGCCTCGGTGACCACGACCACGAGGGTCACTCCGGGTGGCGGATCGACCAGATCGACGCCAATGTGGCCGGGTGGCTGCGGGCGTACGCACCCCGCACGATCCTGGTCCACCTGGGCACCAACGACGTCAACCAGAACTACGACCTCCCGAACGCCCCGGCCCGCCTCGGCGCGCTGATCGACAAGATCCGGGCCAACGCGCCGACGGTCGAGCTCTTCATCTCGACGCTCGCACCGGAGACCGACCCGGTGCTGGAGAGCCGCATCCAGGACTTCAACGCCGCGATCCCCGGCATCGTGGCGCAGAAGGGCCCGCTCACCCACCTGGTCGACATTCACGCGGTGCTGACCACGGCCGACATCGCGGACGGCACCCACCCGACCGCAGCCGGTTACGACAAGATGGGCGCCCGCTGGTTCAGCGCCCTGCAGGCGACCCCGTCCGCCCTGAACGCCCAGGTCGTACCGCCGGTCGGCGTCACCGTCGCGGTCGCCAGCCCGCTGTCCGGGCGCTGCCTGGACGTGCCCGGCACCAGCACCACCAACGGCACGCAGCTGCACATCTACGACTGCCTCGGCAGCACGATCCAGCGCTGGACCCGGTCGGCCGCCGGTGAGCTGCGCGTCTACGGCGACCGCTGCCTCGACATCAACGGCAACGGCACCGCGGACGGCACCAAGGCTCAGATCTGGACCTGCAACGGCACGACCGCACAGCGGTTCACGTTCCAGCCGGACGGCACCATCGTCGGCGCCGGCTCCGGTAAGTGCCTGGACGTGACCGCGAGCGGCACCACCGACGGCACGCTCGTGCAGCTCTACACCTGCAACGGGACGGCCGCGCAGCGGTGGTCGGTGCGCTGA
- a CDS encoding FKBP-type peptidyl-prolyl cis-trans isomerase, which translates to MEKPDVGPIEGEPPAELVMEDLVVGDGDEAKPGHQVSVHYVGVAFSSGKEFDASYNRGDAFDFGLGAGQVIGGWDQGVVGMRVGGRRKLTIPPHLGYGARGAGGVIKPNETLIFVVDLLGVK; encoded by the coding sequence ATGGAGAAGCCCGACGTCGGCCCCATCGAAGGTGAGCCGCCGGCCGAGCTGGTCATGGAGGACCTTGTCGTCGGTGACGGCGACGAGGCGAAGCCGGGACACCAGGTCAGCGTCCACTACGTGGGGGTCGCGTTCTCCTCCGGCAAGGAGTTCGACGCGTCCTACAACCGGGGCGACGCGTTCGACTTCGGCCTGGGCGCCGGTCAGGTCATCGGTGGATGGGACCAGGGGGTGGTCGGCATGCGTGTCGGCGGCCGCCGCAAGCTGACCATCCCCCCGCACCTCGGTTACGGCGCCCGTGGCGCCGGTGGCGTCATCAAGCCGAACGAGACGCTCATCTTCGTGGTGGATCTGCTCGGCGTGAAGTAA
- a CDS encoding lytic polysaccharide monooxygenase auxiliary activity family 9 protein, protein MTVVRRTAALVMAGGFAAAATLLPAAPSLAHGAPTSPISRTAACATNGEQSGSAACKAALQANGRGFGNFDNLRVPNVNGKDKQFIPDGNLCSGDLPEFQGLDLPRTDWPTTKVNAGANLPIRYAGTIPHQGTFRIYLTKQGYDPTEPLGWDDLGASPISTVQDPPLRSGAYRMSAKLPKDRSGRHVLYVVWQTSSTPDTYYSCSDLQIKAKPVAVAATKQAKPAATPKESRSVEPGVVASPQEVAGPAAAGVPEQGKESWLSPAAAQAEDRVALGHQIIVAALIVIAGVGAAAGFNRWRGARNGGPGHQAPRR, encoded by the coding sequence ATGACCGTCGTACGCCGTACCGCCGCGCTGGTCATGGCCGGTGGGTTCGCCGCGGCCGCCACCTTGCTCCCGGCGGCGCCGTCCCTTGCGCACGGCGCGCCGACGTCACCCATCAGCCGTACGGCGGCGTGTGCCACGAACGGTGAGCAGTCGGGGTCGGCGGCGTGCAAGGCTGCGTTGCAGGCCAACGGGCGGGGGTTCGGCAACTTCGACAACCTGCGCGTACCGAACGTGAACGGCAAGGACAAGCAGTTCATCCCGGACGGCAACCTGTGCAGCGGCGACCTCCCGGAGTTCCAGGGCCTCGACCTGCCCCGCACCGACTGGCCCACCACCAAGGTCAACGCCGGAGCCAACCTGCCCATCCGGTACGCGGGGACGATCCCGCACCAGGGCACGTTCCGCATCTACCTGACGAAGCAGGGGTACGACCCGACCGAGCCGCTGGGCTGGGACGACCTGGGTGCGTCGCCGATCTCGACCGTTCAGGACCCGCCGCTGCGGAGCGGGGCGTACAGGATGAGCGCGAAGCTGCCCAAGGACCGCAGCGGCCGCCACGTGCTCTACGTCGTGTGGCAGACCTCCAGCACGCCGGACACCTACTACTCGTGCTCCGACCTGCAGATCAAGGCGAAGCCGGTGGCCGTCGCCGCGACGAAGCAGGCCAAGCCCGCCGCGACACCCAAGGAGTCACGGTCCGTGGAGCCGGGAGTGGTCGCGTCGCCGCAGGAGGTTGCCGGTCCGGCTGCTGCGGGCGTACCGGAGCAGGGTAAGGAATCGTGGTTGAGCCCGGCGGCGGCGCAGGCCGAGGACCGGGTGGCCCTCGGCCATCAGATCATCGTCGCGGCGCTGATCGTGATCGCCGGTGTCGGAGCCGCGGCCGGCTTCAACCGGTGGCGCGGAGCCCGCAACGGCGGCCCGGGTCACCAGGCCCCGCGCCGCTGA
- a CDS encoding glycoside hydrolase family 3 N-terminal domain-containing protein, protein MRKNVLGWSAGAVVAVVAATLVIRSATDDSPPAAVPLGAASSASVSSAVPSLVPSPTPSLSCARATAEGLSLEERAGQLLMIGTPVDSPRDLSGEVKRYHLGGVFLAGRSTRSAASLRADITALQGAATVPLLVALDQEGGSVQTLKGRDFPLIPSAQRLGAGSPAKLRDTVRANADRLSGIGITVNLAPVADTVPANIGTANPPIGAFRRQYGSDPDKVAASIRTVVPASQGEGVLTILKHFPGLGRVRANTDTSTKAVDRTATVDDPYLKPFEAGIEAGSAGVMISSASYPRLDPKNIAAFSEPIITGLLRDRLGYRGLVMSDDLGAADAAESVPAGERAVRFVRAGGDMTLSIRPEDAAPMTSALIEAAQKSPAFEARVTDAAVHVLEAKGKAGRLRC, encoded by the coding sequence ATGAGGAAAAATGTGCTGGGGTGGAGTGCAGGCGCTGTGGTGGCGGTCGTGGCGGCGACGCTGGTGATCAGATCGGCCACGGACGACAGTCCACCGGCGGCGGTCCCGCTCGGCGCCGCCTCATCGGCCTCTGTCTCGTCGGCCGTTCCCTCTTTGGTCCCGTCGCCCACTCCGTCTTTGAGTTGCGCCCGGGCGACCGCCGAGGGTCTCTCCCTGGAGGAACGGGCCGGTCAACTGCTCATGATCGGTACGCCCGTGGACAGCCCGCGTGACCTCAGCGGCGAGGTGAAGCGCTACCACCTGGGCGGCGTGTTCCTGGCCGGCCGCAGCACCCGGTCCGCCGCGTCGCTGCGGGCCGACATCACGGCGCTGCAGGGTGCCGCCACGGTGCCGCTGCTGGTCGCGCTCGATCAGGAGGGCGGCAGCGTGCAGACCCTCAAGGGGCGCGACTTCCCGCTGATCCCGTCGGCGCAGAGGCTCGGCGCGGGGTCGCCCGCCAAACTGCGTGACACGGTCCGCGCCAACGCCGATCGGCTCTCCGGCATCGGAATCACGGTCAACCTCGCACCGGTCGCCGACACGGTCCCCGCGAACATCGGCACGGCCAACCCGCCCATCGGGGCGTTCCGCCGGCAGTACGGCTCCGACCCCGACAAGGTCGCGGCGTCCATCCGTACCGTGGTGCCGGCCTCTCAGGGTGAGGGTGTGCTGACCATCCTCAAGCACTTCCCGGGCCTGGGCCGCGTCCGCGCCAACACCGACACCTCGACCAAGGCCGTCGACCGTACGGCGACCGTCGACGACCCGTACCTGAAACCGTTCGAGGCAGGCATCGAGGCCGGCTCGGCCGGAGTGATGATCTCCTCGGCGTCCTATCCGCGCCTGGACCCGAAGAACATCGCGGCGTTCTCCGAGCCGATCATCACGGGTCTCCTCCGCGACCGCCTCGGGTACCGCGGCCTGGTCATGTCCGACGACCTCGGCGCCGCTGACGCCGCCGAGTCGGTGCCGGCGGGGGAGCGCGCGGTGCGCTTCGTCCGCGCCGGCGGCGACATGACCCTGAGCATCCGCCCCGAAGACGCGGCGCCGATGACGTCCGCACTGATCGAAGCCGCCCAGAAGTCCCCGGCGTTCGAGGCCCGGGTCACCGACGCCGCCGTGCACGTCCTGGAGGCCAAGGGAAAAGCGGGCCGCCTCCGCTGTTGA